From Penicillium psychrofluorescens genome assembly, chromosome: 6, one genomic window encodes:
- a CDS encoding uncharacterized protein (ID:PFLUO_009558-T1.cds;~source:funannotate) gives MAVQKTSRWTLTPNRGFEGLQYQEDVALPALTERQCLVRIEAVSLNYRDIAMALGRYPLSVNKSFVPCSDAAGQVVSVGAQVTAFRVGDRVCTLFMQDHQDGIITPQIRQSTLGSQSDGVLQRYAVFEETGLVAMPGALSYVEGATLPCAAVTAWNCLFGLESRALQPGDWVLTQGTGGVSLFAIQFAHAIGAVVIGTTSTADKEEKLRELGVRYVINYRSDPGWGETARLLTPEGLGVHHVIEVGGETTLPQTLKAIRPEGVVSMVGFLGGGKAGEPASFSMIHRQLCIVRGINVGSRKMFQEMNAFLEKTGIRPIVSEPLFGYDKCPEAYRYMEEQGFWGKIVMYVA, from the coding sequence ATGGCCGTCCAGAAGACTTCAAGGTGGACGCTCACACCCAATCGTGGATTCGAAGGCCTCCAGTACCAGGAAGACGTGGCCCTGCCGGCCCTGACGGAGCGGCAGTGCCTGGTGCGCATCGAGGCCGTGTCACTCAACTACCGCGACATCGCCATGGCGCTAGGGCGATACCCCCTGTCCGTCAACAAGTCTTTTGTCCCCTGTTCTGACGCTGCCGGCCAGGTCGTGTCGGTCGGTGCTCAGGTCACGGCCTTTCGGGTCGGCGACAGGGTCTGCACGCTCTTCATGCAGGACCATCAGGACGGCATCATCACGCCCCAGATCCGACAGAGCACGCTCGGCAGCCAGAGTGACGGCGTGCTACAGCGATACGCGGTCTTTGAGGAGACGGGGCTCGTGGCCATGCCCGGAGCCCTATCGTACGTCGAGGGAGCGACCCTGCCGTGCGCAGCTGTGACGGCCTGGAACTGCCTCTTTGGCCTGGAGTCGAGGGCCCTGCAGCCTGGGGACTGGGTCCTCACGCAGGGAACGGGCGGTGTGTCCTTGTTCGCGATACAATTCGCGCACGCGATCGGCGCAGTTGTCATCGGCACGACGTCGACTGCCGATAAGGAGGAGAAGCTCAGGGAGCTGGGAGTGCGCTACGTGATCAACTACAGGTCCGACCCTGGCTGGGGGGAGACGGCAAGGTTGCTGACCCCCGAAGGGCTGGGTGTACACCACGTCATCGAGGTTGGCGGGGAGACGACGCTGCCGCAGACGCTCAAAGCGATACGGCCCGAGGGCGTCGTGTCCATGGTGGGGTTCTTGGGCGGCGGCAAGGCTGGCGAGCCGGCGAGCTTCTCTATGATCCACAGGCAACTCTGCATCGTGAGGGGCATCAACGTCGGCTCTAGGAAGATGTTCCAGGAGATGAACGCCTTCCTGGAAAAGACGGGGATAAGGCCCATCGTCTCGGAGCCGCTGTTCGGCTACGACAAGTGCCCGGAGGCGTACAGGTACatggaggagcagggctTCTGGGGGAAAATTGTCATGTATGTGGCTTAG